Proteins encoded by one window of Carcharodon carcharias isolate sCarCar2 chromosome 24 unlocalized genomic scaffold, sCarCar2.pri SUPER_24_unloc_27, whole genome shotgun sequence:
- the LOC121273531 gene encoding uncharacterized PPE family protein PPE24-like, translating into MTGPSMTALDMTAPNMSAPDMSAPNMTTPDMAAADTIPNMTSDMTTPDTTVSNKTIFDMTIPDTTAPGMTDPGKSAPDTTRPNMTTPEMIIPDTTTPNMTEPNMTTPNMTTPNITAMTLDMTKLHMTGSNMTIPDMTTPDTTTPNMTLPDMTTLDMTTPDMTAPLNDSIQHDSPETTRPNMTMLKITTPEMMAPNMTKPDMTATGMTTPDMTAPDTKTPDMMSTNTTAPHTTTLDMITANTTA; encoded by the coding sequence ATGACAGGCCCCAGCATGACAGCACTCGACATGACAGCACCCAACATGTCAGCACCCGACATGTCAGCACCCAACATGACAACACCTGACATGGCTGCCGCCGACACAATACCCAATATGACATCAGATATGACAACACCTGATACGACAGTCTCCAACAAGACAATATTCGACATGACAATACCTGACACGACAGCACCAGGCATGACAGACCCCGGCAAGTCAGCCCCCGACACAACAAGACCTAATATGACAACACCTGAAATGATAATACCTGACACGACAACTCCCAACATGACAGAACCCAACATGACGACACCCAATATGACGACACCCAACATAACAGCGATGACACTCGACATGACAAAACTCCACATGACAGGCTCCAACATGACAATACCCGACATGACAACACCCGACACGACAACACCCAATATGACATTACCTGACATGACAACACTCGACATGACAACACCTGACATGACAGCCCCCTTGAACGACAGCATCCAGCATGACAGCCCCGAGACAACAAGACCCAATATGACAATGCTTAAAATTACAACACCTGAAATGATGGCCCCCAACATGACAAAGCCTGACATGACAGCCACCGGCATGACAACACCTGACATGACAGCCCCCGATACAAAAACGCCTGACATGATGTCAACCAACACAACAGCACCTCATACGACAACCCTTGACATGATAACAGCCAACACGACAGCCTGA